TGGGTGCTCCATTCCTCCCCGGACTTCGCATCGATCGTCACGGCACTGGCCGACCTGGAAAAAGCGGGCGTGGCCGCCGACGCCGCTGCGGATCGCGTGGCCGCGTCTGGAGATGCCGCTGCGGCCGCACGCATCAGCGACGCGCTGATCCAGGTGGAACGCGCGTTCCTGCATCCGCAGGGACTTCCGGGACGGCCGTGGTTTAAACACCAGCTGATCGGTCCCGGCCTGACCACCGGCTACGCCCCTTGGCCGTACCCCGCCTTGCGCGAGGCTGTCGAGAAGAAGGACATGACCATGTTCGGCGCGGAGGCGAAGCGAGTAGTGGCCGCCATTGCCGCGGGCACAGCCAGGTTGAGGCAGGCTGCCAGCATTCGGTGAAAGCGGAGCCCAGTCCACTTCGTCCCAGATTTTGTGCTGGTGAGTTTCCTTCCAGAAGGAATGACCCGACGACGAACGTAATCGCCGCCACGCCGATGGGGTAGTAGAGTCCGGCGTAGATGTTGCCAGTGCGCGCGACGATCGAGAGCCCGATGAGCGGGAGCAGGCCGCCGAAGACGCCGTTGCCGATGTGGTACGGCAGCGAGCGCGGTGTAGCGAATGCGCGCCGGGAAGGCTTCCACCAGGTACGCCGCGATCGGCCCGTAGACCATCGTGACCAGAACCAGCTGAATGAAAACCAGCCCGATGAGTTTCCATGTGGCCGGCGTTGACGCGAGTTCAGCCAGGGTGCGGTAGGTCAGCACCTCGGGTGCCGGCGTCAGTGCGCCGTTGACCATCGACTGCGGCGTCAGGCTGACGGCGCCGGTCACGGCGTTGCGCTGCGAGATGACGGTGACCACGTTCGAGCCGGCCGCCTGTTGCATCGACTGGTAGATGGGAATGTACGAGACGGCGGCGAGCAGGCACCCGGCCATCATCAGTCGCTTGCGGCCGAAGCGATCCCGAAAGGCTGCCCATGACGATGAACAGCGGCATGCCCAACAGGAGCGCGGCAGCGACGATGTAATTGGCCGAGGTGGCATGCACTTTCAGGATGGCCTGCAGGTAGAACAGCGCGTAGAACTGGCCCGTGTACCAAATCACGCCCTGGCCTGCCGTGGCGCCGAACAGCGAAATCAGCACGCGTTTGAGGTTGACCCACTCGGTGAAGGCCTCTTTGAGTGGCCGCGCCGACGTCATGCCCGTGCTCTTGATGTGTTCGAAGATCGGCGACTCCTTCATGCGCAGGCGGATGTAGAGCGAGATGCCGACCAGGAAGATGGAAATCAGGAACGGGATGCGCCAGCCCCAGGCGCGGAAGGCCTCTGGGCCCAGCGCGTTTTGCACAACGAGGATGACGACCAGGGAGAGAAACAGCCCGAGCGTGGCGGTGATCTGGATGAAGCTCGTGTAGAAGCCGCGTTTGCCGTCGGGCACATGCTCAGCGACATAGACTGCGGCGCCGCCGTATTCGCCGCCGAGCGCCAGGCCCTGCAGGACGCGAATCACCAGAAGGGCGATGGGCGCGGCCATGCCGATCGTTTCGTACGTGGGAAGTACGCCCACGACCGCCGTCGCGCCACCCATGATGATCAGTGTCACAAGGAACGCGTACTTCCGGCCCACCCGGTCGCCGATGCGGCCGAAGACCAGTGCGCCGAACGGGCGTACGACAAACCCGACCGCGAACGTCGAGAGGTACGCAATCAGCGCAAACGTGTCGTTGCCCTGCGGGTAAAAGAGCGGAGAGATGATGGCGGCGAGGCTGCCGAAGATATAGAAGTCGTACCACTCGATCATGGTGCCGACAGACGACGCGGCGATGACGTTCCAGAGACGCGGGTGGCGGTGGTGACGATGGGGCACGGGCGAGAGCGCACCCCAGATGGGGGCCGCCGACCTGATACTATTCGCGCCAACACCCGTGACCCGTCGCCGCTCCCTGGTAACTCTCTGGCCGCTTGTCCTGGTGGCCGCCCTTGTGTTCGCGCCGCATGCCCTCGCGCAGGCTCCCGCAACCGCCCCGCAGGCTCCGGTCACAACGCCGGCCCGTCCGATCATTGCCGACATCACGAAGATCGACCCCGAAGTATTCGAGGCCATGGCCGCGAGGCTTCCGGCCGGCCGCGCGCCGCGGGTAGATGGGAAGCTGGACGACGCCGAGTGGCAGCTTGCGCCGGTGCAGGGCCGGTTCATCCAGCGTGAGCCGGCATTCGGGTTCGAATCCACTGAGCGCACGGAGTTCCGGATCCTCTACGACGACAAGACGTTGTACTTCGGCATCTGGGCGTTTGACTCCGATCCCAAGGGCATCATCGCCAGCGAAATGAAGCGGGACGCCGGTCTGCGCAAGGGCGATCAAATCAAGATTACGCTCGACACCTTTCACGACCATCGCAACGCGTTTTACTTCTCGACCAATCCTCTGGGCGCGCTCAAGGACGCTCACTCGGTGGAGGAGGGCCGCACGATTAATTACGACTGGAACGCGGTGTGGGAGAACAGGACCACCATTGACGACCGCGGCTGGTATGTGGAGATCGCGATTCCGCTCAGCCAGTTACGGTTCAACGGCGGTCCCGGCGACACCGTGTGGGGACTGAACCTCTGCCGCATCATCATGCGGAAGAACGAAGAAACCTATTGGGTGCCGTTCCCGCGTGAGTGGCAGGCGATGGGGTTTGCCCGCATGTCCGGCGCCGGAGTCCTGAAGGGACTGCGCGATGTCACACCCAGGCGTCGCGTGGAGTTCGTGCCGTTTGTTTCTCCCCACATGGTCCGCGACTACGACGCGGGCACGCCGACACGCACGACGACCGACGTGGGGTTCGATTTCAAAATCGGTTTGTCGCAGAGCTTCAACGCCGACCTCACCTACAAGACGGATTTCGCGCATGTGGAGGCCGATCAGGAAGTGGTCAACCTGTCGCGCTTCAGTCTGTTCTTTCCCGAGAAGCGCCAGTTTTTCACTGAGGGCGCGGGCACCTTCGACTACAGCCAGAACGCAGGCGCCAACGCGGGCCCGGGCCTGCTGACGCTGTTTTACAGCCGCCGTGTGGGCCTGCAGGACGGGCGCGAGGTACCGATCCTGGCCGGGGGGCGCATCACCGGCCGGACCGGCCACACCACGATCGGGGCGATGAACGTGGAGACTGATGCCTCCGCAGGTGTGCCCCGCGCCAACTACTCAGTGCTGCGCGTGAAGCGCGATGTGTTCGCCAAGTCGTCGATCGGTGGCATCGTGTTGAATCGTTCGGGTGGTGGGCGCCCGGGCAACCAGGCCGTGGGGCTCGACGGCGTATTCACCATCGGCGCCAGGCTCGACGTCATCGTGGCCGGCGCCAAGACCTTCACGCCCGATGTACGAGGCAACGACTGGGCCGGCGCGGCCCGCATTCGCTGGACGCACGATGTGTTCGATGGCGGGTTGACCTACCTCGACGTTGGCGAGCGCTTCAACGCGGAGATGGGGTTCATCCCACGCACCGACATTCGCACGATCGGTGCGCAGGCCGCATGGACGCCTCGCCCGGATTGGCCCGGCGTGCGTCAACTGCGCTTCAACGTGAACTCCTCGTATGTGGAGAATCATGCGGGGCGCAGGGAATCGCAGGCCAGCGGATACGACGCCATCCTGACCGCCCAGGACAGCAGCACTGTGCGCGTGGGCTTTGAGACACAGTACGACTTCCTGCCGTTTGACTGGTCCACAGCCGGGGGACAAATTCCCAGCGCGGGATATACCTGGCGGACCTGGAGAGCGTCCTACGGCTCGAACCAGGCCCGGCGCGTGTACGGTTCGGTCAGCGCCGATACGGGCGGGTATTACAGCGGCGACAAGCAGACATGGCGCGCTGAGCTCAGTATGGTGCCCAGGGACACGCTGCTGCTGGAGAACGTCTACACACGCAACCGCATCGTGTTGCCCGAGACTGGCCCGTTTGTCACGAATGTGTTGAGCACGCGCGTCAGCTATTCGTTCTCGCCCGATCTCTTTGTGAAGACGTTTGTGCAGGTCAACGACGCCACGCGTACAGCCAGCCTGAACGTGCTGTTCTGGTATATCTACCGCCCCGGCAGCGACTTCTACATCGTCTATAACCAGGGATTTGAGACTGACGTGGCGGGACCCAGGAATTTGCGGACGCGCGGACGGTCGCTTGCGGTCAAAGCCACATATTGGTTGTCGCGTTGAAGCGGTTTTAACCTGGCCGGGGGCGGACCGGTCGAAGACATCAGGGAGACTTACTTATGTTGCGACGAGGATTGATTCTTGCGGTGTTGGCGGTGGTGGCGGTGATGGCGAGTTCAGCGTGCGCGGTGGCGGCGCAGCCTGGCCGGGGCAATTGGGTATCCCTGGGCCAGCGAAACGTGACCGACCGCGTGGACCACGACACGGTGGTGGTGACCGGGTCACGGGGCACGTTCACGGCGGTCAAGTTCACAGTGCAGCGCCGGGCCGTGGACTTTCATCGCGTGGTGATTCACTTTGCCAACGGCGCAGACCAAAACGTCGAACTGCGCAACACCATTCGCGCCGGTGGCGAATCACGCGTGATCGACATTGACGGCGCCGATCGGGTGATCCGGTCGATCGACTTCTGGTACGACACGGCCTCGATCGGCCGCGGCCAGCGGGCGACCGTCCGCGTCCTCGGGCGGCACTAGACCGATCTCGCAAGCCAGGAGCGCGGTGCTGGCGCGGGAAGAATCCGTTGTGCCGGCAGAACAGGTTAGAATCCCGGCACACGCTGATGTCTTTGACCGCGGGCTCACGCCTTGGCCCCTACGAAATCGTGGCGCCCCTGGGGGTCGGAGGCATGGGTGAGGTGTATCGCGCGCGCGATACACGGCTGAACCGCGACGTGGCCATCAAGGTGCTGCCGGATCTGTTTGCCCCCGATGTCGAACGGGTGACCCGGTTTACGCGCGAGGCCCAGACGCTGGCCGCGCTGAACCATCCAAACATCGCGCAGATCTACGGACTTGAGTCGCAGGCCCTGGTCATGGAACTGGTGGAGGGCGATGATCTGTCGCACCACATCTCGCAGGGTGCTCTTCCGCTGAGCCAGGCGCTCGCCATCGCCCGCCAGATCATCGACGCCCTGGAGGCTGCCCACGACGCCGGCATCGTTCATCGTGATTTGAAGCCGGCCAACATCAAAGTGCGCCACGATGGCACGGTGAAGGTGCTCGACTTTGGTCTGGCCCGAACCCTGGACTCTGGACCTGGGACCCAGGACCCATCCAACTCGCCCACCCTGACCGCCCGCGCCACCCAGATGGGCATGATCATCGGGACCGCCGCCTACATGAGTCCCGAGCAGGCGCGTGGCAGAGCCGTGGATAAACGCACGGACGTGTGGGCGTTTGGGTGCGTGCTCTACGAAATGCTGGCGGGCAAGAAGGCATTTGATGGAGAAGACGCCACCGAGATTATTTCCTCGGTGGTCAAGACGGAACCCGACTGGAGCGCGCTGCCGGCCACCGTACCGCCACACATCCGCACCATCATCACTCGATGCCTCGACAAGGATCGCAAGGCGCGCATTCCCGATCTCTCTGTGGTGCGCTACATGCTCGATGGCACCATGCCAACGACGGTCCTTGCGCCGCAATCGGCTGGGCCTGCGCGAAGCGCCAGCACAGCCTGGTACGCGGCCACCGCCTTATTCGCGATCACGACGATGGTGATGGGTGTGGCGTGGTATCGCGCGGGTGCGACAGCACCGACCGACGGCAAATTTGTCGTCGTACCGCCTGATGGAACCATCTTCACGGTCGGGAACTACGTTGGAGCGACTGCGCCGGTCATTTCGCCGGATGGTAAGACTCTGGCATTCACCGCACAGGACCCCGTGGGCAAACGGATGTTGTACGTGCGCCCCATTGACTCCTTGGTGGCGCAGGCACTGCAGGGGACCGAGGGCGCTGCGTTTCCGTTCTGGTCGCCCGACAGCGCTTTCATCGGGTATTCGATCACCGGGAAACTGCTCAAGGTATCGGCCACTGGCGGGCCGCCTCAGACGCTGTGTTCGCTCAATCCTGGAATCTTGAGTCGGGGAGGCACCTGGAGCCGTGACGGCGTGGTCGTGTTCAACAACGGTCCCGCGCCCCTCTACCGCACGTCCTCAGCCGGAGGGACCGAGGCGGTCGTGATGGGAGCCCTTGAGGACGAAACCGGCAGAGAGTTTCCATCGTTCCTTCCTGACGGCCGCCGCTTTATCTTTCACGCGGCGGGCGGAAAGAAGGACGGGCTGATCGTGGGGTCCATCGATTCGGCCGAGACAACGTGGCTGACTTCATCAGAGAGCGGCGCGGTCTTTGACGAAACAAGCGGTCGGCTGCTGTTTGTTCGACAGGGTATCTTGCTTTCCCAGGCCTTTGATCCGCGCACACTTGCGCTCAGCGGCGATCCCGTGACCGTTGCGGAGAATGTGGAAACGGCGGCGGTTCCGGGCGTCGTCACATTCTCCATTTCGGCGAACGGTGTGCTGGCCTACGGCATTGGACAGGCGGTCAGCACCGGTCTGCGTATGACATGGATGAACCGGCAGGGCAAGGTGCTGGGCACGATCGGCCCACTCGCACCCTATCGCGGACTGAGCCTCTCGCCGAACGGACTGCACGTGGCCGCACATCGGCACGAAGGTGACGGCGGGGACATTTGGGTGACCGACGTGGCGCGGGACTCGACCACGAGATTCACATTGGATCCGACACAGGAGAACTCGTCGCCGGTCTGGTCGCCCAAGGGCGACCGCGTCGCGTTTCAGTCCGTGCGGCAAGGGAAGCCCGGCGTGTACGTCAAGGCGGCCAATGGGGGCGACGACGTACGGCTGTTCGAGGCCACAACGAGCCGCTTCGTGGTGCCGCTCTCCTTCTGGCCCGATGGTCAAACCCTCTTGTTCGGCTTGTCGGAGGCCGCCACAAACCGGGACATGTGGACGGTGTCGCTCGGCGGCGAGCATACGGCGGCGCCGCGAGTGCAAACCGCCCTTGTTGAACTGAGCGGACAGGTCTCGCCCGATGGCCGATGGCTGGCGTACCAGTCGGACGAGACCGGCGCGCAGGAAATCTACATCCAGCCGGCGACTGCGGCGCCTGGAAAGTGGAAGGTGTCCACCGGCGGCGGGCAGGCGCCGCGGTGGCGCGGCGACAGCCTGGAGTTGTTCTATTGGGGGGCCGGGCAGCTGTTTGCCGTTGACATTGGCGTCACGGGCGACACGGTCGTCCCCGGCGTGCCGAAAACATTGTTTGAGTATCGCGGAGTACCGAACGTGTCGCACGGCAGTTACTTCACGTCCTACGACGTGACCAGCGACGGCGAGCGGTTCCTGGTGTCGCGACGAGAGTCCGAGGGCCAGGCCGATGGCTCCTCGGCTCCCATCGTCATTGTGCTCAACTGGCGGAACCGAATCGGAAAGTAGGGAGGCACTGTGTCCGTAACAAGCGAGACCCGTCGTCGTTTCATCACGCACTTTGCCGGTGCTGGACTCGGCGCCACTCTGGCCCCAGGCATCATCTGGGCGAAGATGCAGGAGCAGGGCGCATCCCGAATCACCCTTGAGATGGTGACCGGCGCGCTGAAGCTGGCCGGCATCGAAAGCACCGAGGCCGAACGCCAGGCCATGGTCAACGGCGCAAACACGAGCCTGACGCGATACGAGGCGAATCGCCAGATCGACAT
This sequence is a window from Acidobacteriota bacterium. Protein-coding genes within it:
- a CDS encoding DUF2541 family protein, translated to MLRRGLILAVLAVVAVMASSACAVAAQPGRGNWVSLGQRNVTDRVDHDTVVVTGSRGTFTAVKFTVQRRAVDFHRVVIHFANGADQNVELRNTIRAGGESRVIDIDGADRVIRSIDFWYDTASIGRGQRATVRVLGRH
- a CDS encoding carbohydrate binding family 9 domain-containing protein; amino-acid sequence: MTRRRSLVTLWPLVLVAALVFAPHALAQAPATAPQAPVTTPARPIIADITKIDPEVFEAMAARLPAGRAPRVDGKLDDAEWQLAPVQGRFIQREPAFGFESTERTEFRILYDDKTLYFGIWAFDSDPKGIIASEMKRDAGLRKGDQIKITLDTFHDHRNAFYFSTNPLGALKDAHSVEEGRTINYDWNAVWENRTTIDDRGWYVEIAIPLSQLRFNGGPGDTVWGLNLCRIIMRKNEETYWVPFPREWQAMGFARMSGAGVLKGLRDVTPRRRVEFVPFVSPHMVRDYDAGTPTRTTTDVGFDFKIGLSQSFNADLTYKTDFAHVEADQEVVNLSRFSLFFPEKRQFFTEGAGTFDYSQNAGANAGPGLLTLFYSRRVGLQDGREVPILAGGRITGRTGHTTIGAMNVETDASAGVPRANYSVLRVKRDVFAKSSIGGIVLNRSGGGRPGNQAVGLDGVFTIGARLDVIVAGAKTFTPDVRGNDWAGAARIRWTHDVFDGGLTYLDVGERFNAEMGFIPRTDIRTIGAQAAWTPRPDWPGVRQLRFNVNSSYVENHAGRRESQASGYDAILTAQDSSTVRVGFETQYDFLPFDWSTAGGQIPSAGYTWRTWRASYGSNQARRVYGSVSADTGGYYSGDKQTWRAELSMVPRDTLLLENVYTRNRIVLPETGPFVTNVLSTRVSYSFSPDLFVKTFVQVNDATRTASLNVLFWYIYRPGSDFYIVYNQGFETDVAGPRNLRTRGRSLAVKATYWLSR
- a CDS encoding serine/threonine-protein kinase, which translates into the protein MSLTAGSRLGPYEIVAPLGVGGMGEVYRARDTRLNRDVAIKVLPDLFAPDVERVTRFTREAQTLAALNHPNIAQIYGLESQALVMELVEGDDLSHHISQGALPLSQALAIARQIIDALEAAHDAGIVHRDLKPANIKVRHDGTVKVLDFGLARTLDSGPGTQDPSNSPTLTARATQMGMIIGTAAYMSPEQARGRAVDKRTDVWAFGCVLYEMLAGKKAFDGEDATEIISSVVKTEPDWSALPATVPPHIRTIITRCLDKDRKARIPDLSVVRYMLDGTMPTTVLAPQSAGPARSASTAWYAATALFAITTMVMGVAWYRAGATAPTDGKFVVVPPDGTIFTVGNYVGATAPVISPDGKTLAFTAQDPVGKRMLYVRPIDSLVAQALQGTEGAAFPFWSPDSAFIGYSITGKLLKVSATGGPPQTLCSLNPGILSRGGTWSRDGVVVFNNGPAPLYRTSSAGGTEAVVMGALEDETGREFPSFLPDGRRFIFHAAGGKKDGLIVGSIDSAETTWLTSSESGAVFDETSGRLLFVRQGILLSQAFDPRTLALSGDPVTVAENVETAAVPGVVTFSISANGVLAYGIGQAVSTGLRMTWMNRQGKVLGTIGPLAPYRGLSLSPNGLHVAAHRHEGDGGDIWVTDVARDSTTRFTLDPTQENSSPVWSPKGDRVAFQSVRQGKPGVYVKAANGGDDVRLFEATTSRFVVPLSFWPDGQTLLFGLSEAATNRDMWTVSLGGEHTAAPRVQTALVELSGQVSPDGRWLAYQSDETGAQEIYIQPATAAPGKWKVSTGGGQAPRWRGDSLELFYWGAGQLFAVDIGVTGDTVVPGVPKTLFEYRGVPNVSHGSYFTSYDVTSDGERFLVSRRESEGQADGSSAPIVIVLNWRNRIGK